One Brachyspira suanatina DNA segment encodes these proteins:
- a CDS encoding AAA family ATPase → MSEKNKYPKLYVKNFAKIKEAEIELAPFTLFVGDNNSCKTYLSTLVYGLIKYTSKIIYDIFEYTDEIKNSNEYKKVTNIINDIIDKNEEVNLSLEDKEDFIKLFNFLLNKYSNKLINYIFNSSDIIHLDYINLDFTCYINEKIYIEINKRKIDNKEFYNIELDYNRIISYSDLEENRFNIINIIMSFMIRAHFDISLYMSANIVFFPVSRTGLLSTKNNILKSYVDKFNKINSFDDNLIKEELLSNTWQDFLKKLIDLSGKIKEENRFKEIVSLIEDNIIDGKINVNQETGGIYYIPNFNKGSSFPMYLSSAVITETAPLYLFLKYGFIKERLIMEEPEISLHPELQQQLTRVFIKLVNSYIHILITTHSDTIIQHINNMIKLNSNDEERKKYLMNKYGYDEDDLISEDKVRMYQFDIEEDGFTKVTKLESSEYGFEVPTFNKVLKKISDEIYDFQEEL, encoded by the coding sequence ATGTCAGAAAAAAATAAATACCCTAAACTATATGTTAAAAATTTTGCTAAAATCAAAGAAGCAGAAATAGAATTAGCACCATTCACACTTTTTGTCGGCGACAACAACAGCTGTAAAACTTATTTGTCAACGTTAGTTTATGGATTAATAAAATATACTTCTAAGATAATATACGATATATTTGAATATACGGATGAAATTAAAAACTCAAATGAATATAAAAAAGTAACAAATATTATTAATGATATAATTGATAAAAATGAAGAAGTAAATTTAAGTTTGGAAGACAAAGAAGATTTTATAAAATTATTTAATTTTTTATTAAATAAATATTCTAATAAATTAATAAATTATATATTTAATTCTTCAGATATTATTCATTTAGATTATATAAATTTGGATTTTACATGTTACATAAATGAGAAAATTTATATAGAAATTAATAAAAGAAAAATAGATAATAAAGAATTTTATAATATAGAACTTGATTATAACAGAATTATTAGTTATAGTGATTTAGAAGAAAATCGCTTTAATATAATAAATATTATAATGAGTTTTATGATAAGAGCTCATTTTGATATATCATTATATATGAGTGCTAATATAGTTTTTTTTCCTGTATCAAGAACAGGATTACTATCAACAAAGAATAATATATTAAAATCTTATGTTGATAAGTTTAATAAAATAAATTCTTTTGATGATAATTTAATTAAAGAAGAATTATTATCTAATACTTGGCAGGATTTTTTAAAAAAACTAATAGATCTTTCAGGTAAAATAAAAGAGGAAAATAGATTTAAAGAAATAGTTTCATTAATAGAAGATAATATTATTGATGGTAAGATAAATGTTAATCAGGAAACAGGCGGAATTTATTATATACCAAATTTTAATAAAGGATCATCATTTCCAATGTATTTATCATCTGCTGTTATAACAGAAACAGCACCATTATATTTATTTTTGAAATATGGTTTTATTAAAGAAAGATTGATTATGGAAGAACCAGAAATTTCCTTACATCCAGAACTTCAGCAGCAATTAACAAGAGTTTTTATTAAATTAGTTAATAGTTATATTCATATTTTAATTACAACTCACAGCGATACTATTATTCAGCATATAAATAATATGATTAAATTAAATTCAAATGATGAAGAAAGAAAAAAATATTTGATGAATAAATACGGATATGATGAGGACGATTTGATTTCAGAAGATAAGGTTAGAATGTATCAGTTTGATATTGAAGAAGACGGATTTACAAAAGTTACAAAATTAGAAAGTTCAGAGTACGGTTTTGAAGTTCCTACTTTCAATAAAGTACTAAAAAAAATATCAGATGAAATATATGATTTTCAGGAAGAATTATAA
- the nhaC gene encoding Na+/H+ antiporter NhaC, whose protein sequence is MNIKKINTFWKLFPLLFILITVLIFTVKYGVPIEFLLTIGTLIACIIAHFAGYKWKDMEEAFIKKIVDTWLGVLIFILIGIVVGSWVYSGTVPMLIYYGIKLIHPSFIPLMAFVITSFLSIFTGTSWGSASTAGVAFIGIAQATNTPLPLVAGAVISGAYLGDKNSPISDTTVLAALGAGTTLQNHIKTMLVNTIPSAILAAIVFTILGFNASPINSDILNLKEASEILTSLENIYNFNIFLLIPPIFVLIASVKGVNPVITMFIGSLIAIILGAIFQNFGFINAMKSFVTGFNISMSPTVNPESIPQNLHTLLNRGGMISTMPSVLFLILALTYGAMLQLIGTLNTLIELLVKIVRGARSLIFVTWFTTFTINSALSSLQFTFLTLGDVLKTVYDKYNVNRGVLSRTMEEGGTLTEVLLPWTVTGVYMTSILGVHTLQYMPYSFFNLISIAISFIYMLTLPKFAVPINKGN, encoded by the coding sequence ATGAATATAAAAAAAATCAATACATTTTGGAAGTTATTTCCACTATTATTCATACTTATAACTGTTTTAATCTTCACTGTAAAATACGGTGTTCCTATAGAATTTTTACTTACAATAGGCACATTAATAGCCTGCATAATAGCACATTTTGCAGGATACAAATGGAAAGATATGGAAGAAGCCTTCATAAAAAAGATTGTAGATACTTGGCTTGGTGTACTAATATTTATATTAATAGGTATAGTAGTTGGTTCTTGGGTATATTCTGGAACTGTACCTATGCTTATATACTATGGAATTAAATTAATTCACCCTTCATTCATACCTTTAATGGCATTTGTTATAACATCTTTTCTATCTATATTTACAGGTACTTCTTGGGGTTCTGCTTCTACTGCAGGAGTAGCATTCATAGGAATCGCACAGGCTACAAATACACCTCTTCCATTGGTTGCAGGTGCTGTTATAAGCGGTGCATATCTTGGTGATAAAAACTCTCCTATATCGGATACAACTGTTTTAGCCGCTCTTGGTGCTGGAACTACTTTACAAAATCATATAAAAACTATGCTTGTAAACACTATACCATCTGCAATATTAGCAGCTATTGTTTTTACTATATTAGGTTTCAATGCCTCCCCTATTAACTCTGATATTCTCAACTTAAAAGAAGCTAGTGAAATATTAACTTCATTAGAAAATATATACAATTTCAACATCTTTTTGCTTATCCCTCCAATATTCGTACTTATTGCAAGTGTGAAAGGAGTTAATCCTGTAATAACTATGTTCATTGGAAGTTTAATTGCAATAATATTAGGAGCGATATTTCAAAACTTTGGATTTATTAATGCTATGAAATCATTTGTAACGGGTTTTAATATTTCTATGTCGCCTACAGTTAATCCTGAAAGCATACCTCAAAATCTTCATACATTACTAAACAGAGGCGGAATGATAAGCACTATGCCTAGTGTATTATTTTTGATACTTGCTCTTACTTACGGAGCTATGCTTCAATTAATAGGTACTTTAAATACTTTAATAGAATTATTGGTGAAAATAGTCAGAGGTGCCAGAAGTTTAATATTTGTAACTTGGTTTACAACATTCACTATAAATTCAGCATTGAGCAGTTTACAATTTACTTTTTTAACTTTAGGCGATGTATTAAAAACAGTATACGACAAATACAATGTTAATAGAGGCGTACTTTCAAGAACTATGGAAGAAGGCGGAACTCTTACAGAGGTTTTACTGCCTTGGACTGTTACAGGAGTTTATATGACTTCTATACTTGGAGTGCATACTTTACAGTACATGCCTTATTCATTTTTTAATTTAATTAGTATAGCTATATCTTTTATTTATATGCTTACTCTGCCGAAATTTGCTGTACCAATCAATAAGGGCAATTAA
- a CDS encoding chemotaxis protein CheW, with amino-acid sequence MAEQTEQQSIESTENRVDLEDSTNLVTFRLGSGEYAIDIMQAKEIIKMEKITLIPNAPDFVEGVINLRGNIIPIIDLKKRFNLEETEGDKNTGIIIVKIEDVDMGIIIDSISKVVSISNSDIQPPPPMLSGIGQKYIKGVGKLEDKLLVVLDLEKLFTTDEEEEEPASAES; translated from the coding sequence ATGGCAGAGCAGACAGAGCAACAATCTATTGAAAGTACCGAAAATAGAGTTGATCTCGAAGATAGTACAAACCTTGTTACTTTTAGATTAGGCAGCGGCGAGTATGCCATAGACATCATGCAGGCTAAAGAGATAATCAAGATGGAAAAGATTACTCTTATTCCTAATGCCCCAGATTTTGTTGAAGGTGTAATAAATTTGCGTGGTAATATTATACCTATAATCGACTTAAAAAAGAGATTCAATTTAGAAGAAACAGAAGGCGATAAAAATACAGGTATTATCATAGTAAAAATAGAAGATGTGGATATGGGAATAATTATTGACTCTATTTCTAAGGTAGTATCTATTTCTAATTCTGATATTCAGCCTCCTCCTCCAATGCTTTCAGGTATAGGTCAAAAATACATTAAAGGTGTAGGTAAATTAGAAGATAAATTATTAGTTGTTTTAGACCTAGAAAAATTGTTTACTACAGATGAAGAAGAGGAAGAACCTGCTTCCGCTGAAAGTTAA
- a CDS encoding 5-formyltetrahydrofolate cyclo-ligase, with amino-acid sequence MKTSPNESNIKEAKNLIRESFKLIRNNLDSDFIKEKSTVIFKKFRNIVNINKFNSISVYIDFNNEVPTKEIIEYALKNNIKVSVPFLIDNHNMKLKYINDYNKDINKNTKFGCGEPFEHCKDCNINEISMFIIPALAFDEKCNRLGFGRGYYDNMLKRNKNALRVGLAYDYQILPSIPKDDNDEILDIIISESKVITATF; translated from the coding sequence ATGAAAACTTCTCCTAATGAAAGCAATATTAAAGAAGCAAAAAATTTAATAAGAGAATCCTTTAAACTCATTAGAAATAATTTAGATTCGGATTTCATTAAAGAAAAAAGTACTGTAATCTTTAAAAAATTTAGAAATATAGTAAATATTAATAAATTTAATTCTATATCAGTATATATAGATTTCAATAATGAAGTACCGACTAAAGAAATAATAGAATACGCTTTAAAAAATAATATCAAAGTATCTGTGCCTTTTCTTATAGATAATCATAATATGAAATTAAAATATATCAATGATTATAATAAAGATATAAATAAAAATACAAAATTCGGATGCGGTGAGCCTTTTGAACACTGTAAAGACTGTAATATAAATGAAATATCTATGTTTATTATTCCGGCTTTAGCTTTCGATGAAAAATGCAATAGACTCGGATTTGGAAGAGGCTATTACGATAATATGTTAAAAAGAAATAAAAATGCCTTAAGAGTAGGCTTAGCTTATGATTATCAGATACTTCCATCAATACCTAAAGATGATAATGATGAGATATTAGACATTATTATAAGCGAAAGTAAAGTAATAACTGCCACTTTTTAA
- a CDS encoding PilZ domain-containing protein: MDKEQVKGVIIENNPSILTKYKNAFNNIFDISTFNDTSSSLGYIIENNLNIYFYIIRYSESEKDSINLFVEKVKKINPQIKLVITEVSDDFDESVYPYALIFRRNTDVSVIVQSIQNEVSKILDDGSKKRRQYSRVNWPLNVIIAYKDKIRGTIDRNILSISGNGAYISSDTNIPDKGDMLGLTISFKDFKLFTEAKVVWINNENQKPDLPKGFAVQFIDIGMASQKIIDQIIRDKLLQELLVELKDENFS; encoded by the coding sequence ATGGATAAAGAACAAGTAAAAGGTGTAATTATAGAAAATAATCCTTCTATTTTAACTAAATATAAAAATGCTTTTAATAATATATTTGATATAAGCACTTTTAATGATACAAGTTCTTCTTTAGGGTATATAATAGAAAATAACTTAAACATATATTTTTACATAATAAGATACTCTGAAAGTGAAAAAGACAGTATTAATTTATTTGTAGAAAAAGTAAAGAAAATTAATCCGCAAATAAAATTAGTAATTACAGAAGTATCAGATGATTTTGATGAATCTGTATATCCATACGCTTTAATATTCCGTAGAAATACAGATGTAAGCGTAATAGTACAATCCATACAAAATGAAGTTTCAAAAATATTAGATGACGGAAGTAAAAAAAGAAGACAATATTCAAGAGTTAATTGGCCATTAAATGTTATTATAGCATATAAAGATAAAATCAGAGGAACTATAGATAGAAATATCCTTTCTATAAGCGGTAACGGAGCTTACATATCATCTGATACTAATATTCCTGATAAAGGCGATATGTTAGGTCTTACTATATCTTTTAAAGACTTCAAATTATTTACTGAAGCTAAAGTAGTTTGGATAAATAATGAAAATCAAAAACCTGATTTGCCTAAAGGTTTTGCAGTACAATTTATTGATATAGGTATGGCATCACAAAAAATTATTGACCAAATTATTAGAGATAAGCTATTACAAGAATTATTAGTAGAATTAAAAGATGAAAACTTCTCCTAA
- a CDS encoding YkvA family protein — MGIKEKSKELWEKISLETTFEKLISIIDKSKDILNLSSSRHLSKFLDKIQLMVDMIGDYINGNYKDVPWKSLSAVAGALIYLILPLDVLPDLFPFIGLLDDAFIIGLCIKCFSTDLQQYRFWKYGELDEESEEAEYEIADDEEDIEETEEDRE; from the coding sequence ATGGGAATAAAAGAGAAATCAAAAGAATTATGGGAAAAAATTTCATTAGAAACTACATTTGAAAAATTAATATCTATTATTGATAAATCAAAGGATATATTAAATTTATCTTCATCAAGGCATCTTTCCAAATTTTTAGATAAAATTCAATTGATGGTAGATATGATAGGCGATTATATTAATGGTAATTATAAGGATGTGCCTTGGAAAAGTTTATCTGCTGTAGCTGGAGCATTAATATATTTAATACTTCCTTTGGATGTTCTTCCTGATTTATTTCCTTTTATTGGATTATTAGATGATGCTTTCATTATAGGATTATGTATAAAATGTTTTTCTACTGATTTACAGCAATATAGGTTTTGGAAATATGGAGAATTAGATGAGGAGTCTGAAGAGGCTGAATATGAAATAGCAGATGATGAAGAAGATATTGAAGAAACTGAAGAAGATAGGGAATAA
- a CDS encoding ATP-dependent DNA helicase RecG, translated as MLNNYYSKDIFTKSIKYSKGVGPKYAEILAKKGIITLYDLIAFFPRTYDDRRKTLKLHEALENKDKTSVVYVEVIDVSSFTFQYRNKPLVIVTDGIAVCEVPIYSGRLPAGVTKGAKLYLTGKFVRSGRGKLQCRMTEFEKPSSNALSYGKIVPIYPLTEGLSQKKLRTLIVDELVGFEKNMKYDIPSIIKKKYRLKSFVPSIMEMHFPTSFEALAEARESLIFEEFLTFQYIHLSERRPNILIKEERYNSSNLLDKVKLSLSFELTTDQLNAIEEIKSDLFSSKQMFRLLQGDVGAGKTIVAFLTALIPAESGFQTAFLAPTEILALQHYNTFKKLIKSAGLEDTIKIDILTSSVNQNERGYLLKRLREGKSHILVGTHSIIYDEVIFKNLSYAIVDEQQRFGAAQRNKLLSKGNNVDFLLMTATPIPQSLALTLFGELDLSIIKSMPSSRKGVLTKYKELYERDHCYKFLKSRIAKGEQGYVVFPLIENNDSSFITLSSEFQRAKETYFSDIQIEVIHGKMKDEEKEYIMNRFSSGEIKVLFSTTVIEVGIDNPNATTILIEGAERFGLSQLHQLRGRVGRGDKLGYCYLILHSELNDIIKERINIICETTDGFKISEKDLELRGSGEFLGDRQSGIPDFKLGNIIKDKEIMRKAKDEMRSLLRDENSKEAFYKENEAFILKANYLKSRIVKDE; from the coding sequence TTGCTGAACAATTATTATAGTAAAGATATATTTACTAAAAGTATCAAATATTCAAAAGGTGTAGGACCTAAATACGCAGAAATACTTGCCAAAAAGGGTATAATTACTTTATATGATTTAATAGCATTTTTCCCAAGAACTTATGATGACAGAAGAAAAACTTTAAAACTTCATGAGGCATTGGAAAATAAAGATAAAACTTCTGTTGTATATGTAGAAGTTATAGATGTATCAAGTTTTACTTTTCAATATAGGAATAAACCTTTAGTAATAGTTACAGATGGAATTGCTGTATGTGAAGTACCTATTTATAGCGGAAGACTGCCTGCAGGAGTGACTAAAGGGGCAAAACTTTATTTAACAGGCAAGTTTGTAAGAAGCGGCAGAGGCAAACTGCAATGCAGAATGACTGAATTTGAAAAGCCTTCATCAAATGCCTTATCATATGGAAAGATTGTACCTATATATCCGCTTACCGAAGGACTTTCACAAAAAAAGCTTAGAACTTTAATAGTGGATGAGCTTGTCGGCTTTGAAAAGAATATGAAATATGATATTCCAAGCATCATTAAAAAGAAATATAGGCTTAAAAGTTTCGTACCTTCTATTATGGAGATGCATTTTCCCACTTCTTTTGAAGCTTTAGCTGAGGCTAGAGAGAGTTTGATTTTTGAAGAGTTTTTAACTTTTCAGTATATACATTTAAGTGAGAGAAGACCTAATATTCTTATAAAAGAAGAAAGGTATAATTCTTCAAATTTATTAGATAAAGTAAAATTAAGTTTATCATTTGAACTCACAACAGACCAATTAAATGCTATTGAAGAAATAAAAAGTGATTTATTTTCTAGTAAGCAGATGTTCAGACTTCTTCAAGGAGATGTTGGAGCTGGTAAAACTATAGTGGCATTTTTAACTGCATTAATACCTGCAGAATCAGGATTTCAGACCGCATTTTTAGCTCCTACTGAAATATTGGCTTTACAACATTATAATACTTTTAAGAAACTTATTAAATCAGCCGGTTTAGAAGATACTATAAAAATAGATATACTTACTTCTTCAGTTAATCAAAATGAAAGAGGATATTTATTAAAAAGATTAAGAGAAGGAAAAAGTCATATTTTAGTAGGTACGCATTCTATTATTTATGATGAGGTAATATTTAAAAATCTTTCTTATGCAATAGTAGATGAACAGCAAAGATTTGGAGCAGCACAAAGAAACAAACTTCTTTCTAAAGGAAATAATGTTGATTTTTTACTTATGACAGCAACTCCTATTCCTCAGTCTTTAGCATTAACATTATTTGGGGAATTGGATTTATCTATTATAAAAAGTATGCCTAGCAGCAGAAAAGGCGTACTTACAAAATATAAAGAGCTTTATGAGAGGGATCATTGCTACAAGTTTTTAAAAAGCAGAATAGCTAAAGGTGAGCAGGGTTATGTCGTTTTTCCCCTTATAGAAAATAATGATTCTAGCTTCATTACTCTTTCAAGCGAATTTCAAAGGGCAAAAGAAACTTATTTTTCAGACATTCAAATAGAAGTAATACATGGCAAAATGAAAGATGAAGAAAAAGAATATATAATGAATAGATTTTCTTCAGGTGAAATAAAGGTATTATTTTCTACAACTGTTATAGAGGTTGGTATTGATAATCCTAATGCCACAACAATACTTATAGAAGGTGCAGAACGTTTTGGTTTATCGCAGCTTCATCAGCTTAGGGGTAGGGTAGGCAGAGGAGATAAATTAGGGTACTGTTATTTGATACTTCATAGTGAGCTTAATGACATCATAAAAGAAAGAATTAACATAATATGTGAAACTACTGACGGATTTAAAATATCAGAAAAGGATTTGGAATTAAGAGGTTCAGGAGAGTTTTTAGGGGATAGGCAAAGCGGAATACCTGATTTCAAACTTGGAAACATCATAAAAGACAAGGAAATAATGCGTAAAGCAAAAGATGAGATGCGTTCTTTATTAAGAGATGAAAATTCAAAAGAAGCTTTTTATAAAGAAAATGAAGCGTTTATATTAAAGGCTAATTATCTGAAATCCAGAATTGTTAAAGATGAATAA
- a CDS encoding Abi family protein, producing MCYIKRPYKYKEQLQKLKDRGCIINDDKKCISILESVNYYRFSAYFLPFKQSNGNYINGTSFEKVFNIYEFDRKLHTILFNALEEIEIFIRAKIAYYHAHKYGALGYLYETNFYNKNYNQKYINKIINYHKKFINNFQREIKSNEKVLFVKHHIDNYNSYFPIWVATEIFTFGMLSTFFANLKLDDRKVLAKDMYNITAKQLESWLRCCTDLRNICAHYGRLYYRIFSSIPKQMNNLDKNSERKLWGAILLVKELYPFKDKWNNEILPNFIKLINEYENDIDFVHIGFPKEWTDYLKK from the coding sequence ATGTGTTATATAAAACGTCCTTATAAATATAAAGAGCAGCTTCAAAAATTAAAAGATAGAGGCTGCATTATTAATGACGATAAAAAATGTATATCTATACTTGAATCAGTAAATTATTATCGTTTTAGTGCTTATTTTTTACCTTTCAAACAAAGTAACGGAAATTATATTAATGGTACTTCATTTGAAAAAGTTTTTAATATTTATGAGTTTGATAGAAAATTGCATACTATATTATTTAATGCATTAGAAGAGATAGAAATTTTTATTAGAGCAAAAATAGCATATTATCATGCCCATAAATATGGAGCGTTAGGATATTTGTATGAAACAAATTTTTATAATAAAAATTATAATCAAAAATATATAAATAAAATTATAAATTATCATAAAAAATTTATAAACAATTTTCAAAGAGAAATAAAAAGTAATGAAAAAGTATTATTTGTTAAACATCATATAGATAATTATAATTCTTATTTTCCTATATGGGTTGCCACAGAAATATTTACATTTGGAATGTTATCAACTTTTTTTGCTAACTTAAAATTAGACGACAGAAAAGTATTAGCGAAAGATATGTATAACATTACTGCTAAACAATTAGAAAGTTGGCTTCGTTGCTGTACGGATTTAAGAAATATTTGTGCTCATTATGGAAGACTTTATTATAGAATTTTTTCATCTATTCCAAAACAAATGAATAATTTAGATAAAAATTCGGAAAGGAAATTATGGGGAGCTATTTTATTAGTTAAGGAATTATATCCTTTTAAAGATAAATGGAATAATGAAATATTACCCAATTTTATTAAGCTTATTAATGAATATGAAAATGATATAGATTTTGTTCATATAGGATTTCCAAAAGAATGGACAGATTATTTAAAAAAGTAG
- a CDS encoding phospho-sugar mutase: MEQEVKARIDSWLNGSYDEETKKEIKALLDAGNEKELIDAFYRDLEFGTGGLRGIMGVGTNRMNKYTVGVATQGLANYILKQGGSNYKVAIGYDSRNNSDVFSKAAAEILSSNGISVYLYDDIHPISLLSYAVRSLDCIAGIVVTASHNPKEYNGYKVYWTDGAQVIPPHDKNIIDEVLKVKPEEVKMGDSSKVTIIGKDIEDKYMNDLMGYLVNPDIIKKHHDIKIVYTPIHGSGYKMVPMALRKAGFTNLTTMEGAQPPNGNFPTVESPNPENPEALKIAVDKAKEIGAELVMGTDPDCDRMGCALLTKDGSYMYLTGNQIGSIMAYYLITNKKNVKNPYIVKTIVTTELARAIADANNVKLYDVLTGFKWIADVIERDKEGTYLFGFEESFGYCINSNVRDKDGVSSCLMLAEVLAYCKDNNMTLADYLESIYEKYGYFYEETISITKKGADGAKAIADLMTYYRNNLPKEISGVKVESISDYEKKEVYDNTGKKIKDITLPKSNVLQYILEDKTKITIRPSGTEPKIKFYFEVCVKESKDKRLAVAKEKVANFKKFIKE, translated from the coding sequence ATGGAACAAGAAGTAAAAGCTAGAATTGACTCTTGGCTTAATGGTTCTTATGATGAAGAAACCAAAAAAGAGATTAAGGCATTATTAGATGCTGGTAATGAAAAAGAATTAATAGATGCTTTCTACAGAGACTTAGAATTCGGTACCGGCGGTCTTAGAGGAATAATGGGAGTTGGTACTAACAGAATGAACAAATATACTGTTGGTGTTGCTACTCAAGGTTTGGCTAACTATATATTAAAACAGGGTGGAAGTAATTATAAAGTTGCTATAGGTTATGACTCAAGAAATAATTCTGATGTATTTTCTAAAGCCGCTGCTGAAATACTTTCTTCAAATGGAATAAGCGTTTATTTATACGATGATATTCACCCTATTTCACTTCTTTCTTATGCAGTTAGAAGTTTAGACTGTATAGCTGGTATAGTTGTTACTGCAAGCCATAACCCTAAAGAATATAATGGTTATAAAGTATATTGGACTGACGGAGCTCAGGTTATACCCCCTCATGACAAAAACATCATAGATGAAGTATTAAAAGTTAAGCCTGAAGAAGTAAAAATGGGAGATTCTTCAAAAGTTACTATCATAGGAAAAGATATTGAAGATAAATATATGAATGATTTAATGGGATATTTAGTTAACCCTGATATCATCAAAAAACATCATGATATAAAAATAGTTTATACTCCTATTCATGGTTCCGGATACAAAATGGTTCCTATGGCTTTAAGAAAGGCAGGATTCACTAATTTAACAACTATGGAAGGAGCTCAGCCGCCTAACGGAAATTTCCCTACTGTTGAATCACCTAACCCAGAAAACCCTGAAGCATTAAAAATTGCTGTTGATAAAGCTAAAGAAATAGGTGCTGAGCTTGTTATGGGTACTGACCCTGACTGCGATAGAATGGGATGTGCTTTGCTTACTAAAGATGGTTCTTATATGTACCTTACTGGAAACCAAATAGGTTCTATTATGGCTTACTATCTCATTACAAATAAAAAGAATGTTAAAAATCCATATATAGTAAAAACTATAGTTACTACTGAACTTGCAAGAGCTATTGCTGATGCTAATAATGTTAAGCTTTACGATGTTCTTACAGGATTCAAATGGATTGCTGATGTTATAGAAAGAGATAAAGAAGGTACATATTTATTCGGATTTGAAGAAAGTTTCGGATATTGTATTAATTCTAATGTACGTGATAAAGACGGTGTTAGTTCTTGTTTAATGCTTGCTGAAGTTCTTGCTTATTGTAAAGACAACAATATGACTTTAGCTGATTATTTAGAAAGCATTTATGAAAAATATGGATACTTCTATGAAGAAACTATATCTATAACTAAAAAAGGTGCTGACGGAGCTAAAGCTATAGCTGATTTGATGACTTATTACAGAAACAATTTACCTAAAGAAATTTCAGGTGTAAAAGTTGAAAGCATAAGCGATTATGAGAAAAAAGAAGTTTATGATAATACTGGTAAAAAAATAAAAGATATTACTTTACCTAAATCTAATGTTCTTCAATACATACTTGAAGATAAAACTAAAATTACTATCAGACCTTCTGGTACTGAGCCAAAAATCAAATTCTATTTTGAAGTTTGCGTAAAAGAAAGCAAAGATAAGAGACTTGCAGTTGCTAAAGAAAAAGTAGCTAATTTCAAAAAGTTTATTAAAGAATAA
- a CDS encoding leucine-rich repeat protein — MKNIVVLLILMIITCSCKYKIISPFDGFSDGIYDNNSNKNLYIIDANATEADIKDALQKNRNTTGKNIIVIEGYIGANSKIFDNIKNALKNETNVELDLSKAVMESNYIYTLENSLFVTTVYFASSQKIIANFFKGCTSLVNVQLPSLLLIIDNSSFENCNSLKNIEYLGTSPNTIAGTPFAGTVKPSDLYLPNVTKDPGDGRWKNFLGVTWVNIHYGVSMPE, encoded by the coding sequence ATGAAAAATATAGTTGTATTATTAATATTAATGATAATAACATGCTCATGCAAATATAAAATAATATCTCCATTTGATGGATTTAGTGACGGAATTTATGATAATAATTCAAACAAAAATCTTTATATAATTGATGCTAATGCCACAGAAGCAGATATTAAAGATGCTTTACAAAAAAATAGAAATACTACAGGAAAAAATATTATTGTTATTGAAGGATATATTGGGGCAAATTCTAAAATTTTTGATAATATAAAAAATGCTCTTAAAAATGAAACTAATGTTGAATTAGATTTATCTAAAGCTGTTATGGAAAGTAATTATATTTACACATTAGAAAATTCTTTATTTGTAACAACAGTTTATTTTGCATCATCTCAAAAAATAATAGCAAATTTTTTTAAAGGCTGTACATCTTTAGTGAATGTTCAATTACCTTCTCTGTTATTAATTATTGATAACTCAAGCTTTGAAAACTGTAATTCTTTAAAAAATATAGAATATTTAGGAACTTCTCCAAATACAATAGCTGGAACCCCATTTGCTGGAACCGTAAAACCCTCTGATTTATATCTTCCAAATGTAACAAAAGACCCTGGGGACGGCAGATGGAAAAATTTTTTAGGTGTTACTTGGGTTAATATACATTACGGCGTTTCTATGCCTGAATAA